A window of Acidobacteriota bacterium contains these coding sequences:
- a CDS encoding DUF3857 domain-containing protein — protein sequence MYTHRMRYVVAIVSLLAVAGLAQVPRSAAGSAAASKQQAFVIQQLITQVAFRDDGTGGRTTQATLTVDSDAGVKALAVLSFPYTQGYQTVKVDSVRVRQADGTVVTTPAENVRDMPAEISRVAPMYSDLMVKQVVVRGLQVGSTLEYRVESKRVKALVPGQFWFAYNFARAVVCKQEQLTLSVPADRAVLVDSPGFTPTVTEAGGQRVYAWQTSNAAPAKANLAELPPPPAVEATTFASWAAVGAWYNQLQQPELKLTPAIRAKAAALTRGLNNDDVKIQAIYAYVAGQIHYVSLDFGIGRYQPHAADDVLANGYGDCKDKHTLLAALLRAAGYDARPVLVNTARRIDPKIPSPAQFDHVITAVQRPGGLEWLDSTAGVAPAGWLETQLRGQKGLLIGSQPIQLVTMPSVSPVASTADFVMTGALSAQGTLKAHVTYRLKGDADVLTRAAFLNAAPARWQNMMQYIVRFLGFGGTVSNVVTNAAGDIEKPLVITYDYERDNFGSWSTQQITPPLPVMLLPQWNDQDQPTMTSGPRQSTARCTITLPAGYGITPTPDVHAKADFATYRSSYSFQQGTYTAERTLDVLTRTVPAPDKAHYLAFNKTVQGDVDAWTTVDLPAGAMTAAQQSQALTSKGWAQYERHQYEAAARTLQAAVQINPNNNWAWNDLGDAEMSLRQMAAAAKAFRKAIAVDANDPYAYDNLARIFWNQGNLEQAEAQLRKQIAVNPNGPYAAADLGGLLLQEKNYAAAVAELEKARGIADSARIEVNLGEADFAVHDEKRAEAAWNKAMGLQPSPLVENNVAWQLADAGLALAQAKKYGRAAVAGLGTEVAAMKLQNFTQTQAAAVHLLADTWDTLGWIEYKQGDSSGAVSYLAAAWRLAGDPVIGDHLGQVYEKQGQKQKAEQMYAEAGAAAPASFRHPRRRLRALLGSDAAAEDLVHEHFGDRSQQRSVSIPRLAPGSINASLLLRFSPGPGGKPKLDEAIEASGDPLPRNWTQRLTGVSFPVLFPDGSSTQLIEGAEVACNASAPDCDLVLMLPQPASFNP from the coding sequence ATGTATACTCACCGCATGAGATATGTAGTGGCCATCGTGTCGCTGCTGGCGGTAGCCGGACTGGCACAGGTTCCGCGCTCGGCCGCGGGGAGTGCAGCGGCAAGCAAACAACAGGCGTTCGTGATTCAGCAGTTGATCACCCAGGTCGCGTTTCGTGACGATGGCACCGGCGGACGGACGACACAGGCTACGCTCACGGTCGACTCCGATGCCGGCGTGAAGGCTCTGGCGGTTCTCTCGTTTCCGTATACACAGGGGTACCAGACGGTCAAGGTCGACTCAGTGCGCGTCCGGCAGGCTGATGGCACGGTAGTAACGACGCCGGCGGAGAATGTCCGCGACATGCCCGCCGAGATCTCGCGGGTGGCGCCCATGTACAGCGATCTGATGGTGAAACAAGTGGTGGTGCGCGGTCTGCAGGTGGGCAGCACGCTGGAGTATCGGGTGGAAAGCAAGCGCGTGAAGGCGCTGGTGCCGGGGCAGTTCTGGTTCGCCTACAACTTCGCGCGCGCGGTCGTATGCAAGCAGGAGCAGTTAACCCTGTCGGTGCCGGCCGATCGCGCGGTGCTGGTGGATAGTCCCGGATTTACGCCCACCGTTACCGAAGCCGGCGGCCAGCGCGTCTATGCGTGGCAAACTTCCAATGCCGCGCCCGCCAAGGCCAACCTTGCCGAGCTGCCGCCTCCGCCGGCGGTGGAAGCGACCACATTCGCCTCCTGGGCTGCCGTGGGCGCCTGGTACAACCAATTGCAGCAACCCGAGCTCAAGCTGACCCCGGCAATCCGCGCCAAGGCGGCGGCGCTCACACGCGGACTGAACAATGACGACGTCAAAATTCAGGCGATCTATGCCTACGTGGCGGGGCAGATTCATTACGTGTCACTGGATTTCGGCATTGGGCGGTATCAGCCACACGCGGCCGACGATGTGCTGGCCAACGGCTACGGCGATTGCAAAGACAAGCACACGCTGCTGGCCGCGCTGCTGCGGGCCGCCGGCTACGACGCCCGCCCGGTGCTGGTGAACACGGCGCGGCGCATTGATCCGAAGATTCCCTCGCCCGCGCAGTTCGATCACGTCATCACCGCCGTGCAGCGCCCCGGCGGACTGGAATGGCTGGATTCGACCGCGGGCGTGGCACCGGCAGGGTGGCTGGAGACGCAACTGCGCGGGCAAAAGGGCTTGCTGATCGGCAGCCAGCCCATCCAGTTGGTCACCATGCCTTCCGTCTCGCCGGTTGCCTCGACGGCGGACTTCGTGATGACGGGAGCGCTCTCGGCGCAGGGCACGCTGAAGGCCCATGTGACCTACCGCCTGAAAGGCGATGCCGACGTGCTCACGCGCGCGGCCTTTTTGAACGCGGCGCCGGCACGGTGGCAGAACATGATGCAGTATATCGTCCGCTTTTTGGGATTCGGGGGGACGGTGAGCAACGTGGTGACCAATGCGGCCGGCGATATCGAGAAGCCGCTGGTCATTACCTACGACTACGAACGGGATAATTTCGGCAGTTGGAGCACCCAGCAAATTACGCCGCCGCTACCCGTCATGTTGCTGCCGCAGTGGAATGACCAGGATCAGCCGACTATGACCTCGGGGCCGCGCCAAAGCACAGCCCGCTGCACCATTACGCTGCCGGCGGGCTATGGCATCACGCCCACACCCGACGTGCACGCCAAGGCCGATTTCGCCACCTACCGCTCCTCTTACTCGTTTCAGCAGGGGACCTACACGGCGGAGCGCACGCTGGACGTGCTGACGAGAACGGTGCCCGCCCCGGACAAAGCGCACTATTTGGCGTTCAACAAGACCGTCCAGGGCGACGTCGACGCCTGGACGACGGTGGATCTGCCGGCCGGTGCCATGACGGCGGCACAGCAAAGCCAGGCGCTGACCAGCAAGGGCTGGGCGCAGTATGAAAGACACCAATACGAGGCTGCCGCCCGCACCCTTCAGGCGGCGGTGCAGATAAACCCTAACAATAACTGGGCGTGGAATGATCTCGGGGACGCGGAAATGTCCCTGCGCCAAATGGCTGCCGCCGCCAAGGCGTTTCGCAAGGCCATTGCGGTCGATGCGAACGATCCCTATGCCTACGACAACCTGGCGCGCATTTTTTGGAATCAGGGGAATCTCGAGCAAGCCGAAGCGCAACTGCGCAAACAGATCGCAGTGAATCCCAACGGGCCGTACGCTGCGGCCGATTTGGGCGGGCTTTTGCTGCAGGAAAAGAATTATGCTGCCGCCGTGGCGGAGTTGGAAAAGGCGCGCGGCATTGCTGACTCGGCACGCATCGAAGTGAACCTGGGCGAGGCTGATTTTGCGGTGCATGACGAAAAGAGAGCAGAAGCGGCGTGGAATAAAGCCATGGGCCTGCAACCCTCGCCGCTGGTGGAGAACAACGTTGCCTGGCAGCTCGCCGATGCCGGCCTCGCTTTGGCTCAGGCCAAGAAATACGGCCGGGCCGCTGTGGCCGGACTTGGCACCGAAGTCGCAGCAATGAAATTGCAGAACTTCACCCAGACGCAAGCGGCCGCGGTGCATCTACTCGCCGACACCTGGGACACGCTGGGCTGGATTGAGTACAAGCAAGGTGACAGCAGCGGCGCCGTGTCGTATTTGGCGGCGGCCTGGCGGCTGGCGGGCGATCCGGTAATCGGCGACCATCTCGGCCAGGTGTACGAAAAACAAGGGCAGAAGCAGAAGGCCGAGCAGATGTATGCGGAGGCTGGGGCCGCGGCGCCGGCCAGCTTCCGCCATCCGCGCCGGAGGCTGCGTGCCTTGTTGGGCAGCGACGCGGCCGCGGAAGATCTGGTGCATGAGCATTTCGGCGACCGCTCGCAGCAGCGCAGTGTCTCGATTCCACGCCTGGCGCCGGGCAGCATCAACGCGAGTCTGCTGCTGCGCTTCTCGCCAGGGCCCGGCGGCAAGCCGAAACTGGACGAGGCGATCGAGGCGAGCGGCGACCCGTTGCCGCGCAACTGGACGCAACGGCTGACGGGGGTGAGCTTTCCAGTGCTGTTCCCTGACGGCAGCAGCACGCAACTGATCGAAGGCGCCGAAGTCGCCTGCAACGCCAGCGCTCCGGACTGCGATCTGGTGCTCATGCTGCCCCAGCCCGCCTCGTTCAACCCGTAA
- a CDS encoding GNAT family N-acetyltransferase, protein MADVPVLRDIIERSVRGLQAREYSAQQIELALESVYGVDTRLIADGTYFAAEAETGAIAGCGGWSQRRTLFGGDQWQGREDERLDPSCEAAKIRAFFVLPEWARQGVGSRILETCETAAKTAGFRELEMGATLSGVPFYRVKGYVALEEVAVPLGEGLTLPIVRMGKAI, encoded by the coding sequence ATGGCGGACGTGCCGGTGCTGCGCGACATTATTGAGCGCTCGGTGCGGGGGTTGCAGGCGCGGGAGTATTCGGCGCAGCAGATTGAGCTCGCGCTTGAGAGCGTCTATGGCGTGGATACGCGGCTGATTGCGGATGGCACTTACTTTGCCGCCGAGGCCGAGACCGGTGCGATAGCCGGCTGCGGGGGCTGGAGTCAGCGGCGGACGCTGTTTGGCGGGGACCAGTGGCAGGGGCGCGAGGACGAGAGGCTCGATCCGTCGTGCGAGGCGGCGAAGATCCGGGCGTTTTTCGTGCTGCCGGAGTGGGCGCGGCAGGGCGTCGGCAGCCGGATTCTGGAGACGTGCGAGACGGCGGCGAAGACGGCGGGATTCCGGGAACTGGAGATGGGGGCGACGCTGAGCGGCGTGCCGTTTTACCGGGTGAAGGGTTACGTCGCACTGGAAGAGGTCGCGGTGCCGCTGGGCGAAGGGCTGACATTGCCGATCGTGCGCATGGGCAAGGCGATTTAA
- a CDS encoding MBL fold metallo-hydrolase — MRKVLAGVALLAVAAAAQTAAPKVYFNLHEVAPGVFAAIDAPHSPAGSNAGFIIGSDGVAVVDTFENVDAARALLTAIRERTKLPIRFVINTHYHLDHVTGNQVFSGAGAEIIAQKNVHAWIHKDNYKFFGPHPTAAQITRVHAYRAPDLGYSGDVTLWLGTRKVEIRTLQGHTGGDSQVLVPDANVVFTGDLFWNHLLPNLVDANTKVVLQSLSALETMPPHPATATYVPGHGELGNLAALRQFRTYVATLRSNIERARKLGMSGPGLVTTVLAQLKPDYRSWADFAYFATKNIEQTTAELAGTKKVLEP, encoded by the coding sequence ATGCGGAAAGTGCTGGCGGGTGTGGCGTTGTTGGCCGTGGCGGCAGCGGCGCAGACGGCGGCGCCGAAGGTTTATTTCAATCTGCATGAAGTCGCGCCGGGGGTGTTTGCGGCCATCGATGCGCCCCACAGCCCGGCGGGCAGCAACGCCGGGTTCATCATTGGCAGCGATGGCGTGGCCGTGGTCGACACCTTCGAGAACGTCGATGCCGCCAGGGCGCTGCTCACCGCCATCCGCGAGCGCACCAAGCTGCCCATACGGTTTGTCATTAACACGCACTATCACCTCGATCACGTGACTGGGAATCAGGTGTTTTCCGGTGCCGGCGCGGAGATCATCGCGCAGAAAAACGTGCATGCCTGGATTCATAAGGACAACTACAAGTTTTTCGGGCCGCATCCGACGGCGGCGCAGATCACACGCGTACATGCCTACCGGGCGCCCGACTTGGGCTACAGCGGCGATGTGACTCTCTGGCTGGGCACGCGCAAGGTCGAGATCCGGACGCTGCAGGGGCATACGGGCGGGGATTCGCAGGTGCTGGTGCCCGACGCCAACGTGGTGTTCACTGGCGACTTGTTCTGGAATCACCTGCTGCCTAACCTAGTGGATGCGAACACGAAGGTTGTGCTGCAGTCGCTGAGCGCACTGGAAACCATGCCGCCGCATCCGGCGACGGCAACCTATGTGCCGGGGCACGGCGAGCTGGGCAACCTGGCGGCGCTGCGGCAGTTCCGGACGTACGTGGCGACGCTGCGCAGCAACATTGAACGCGCGCGTAAGCTGGGCATGAGCGGCCCGGGGCTGGTGACGACGGTGCTCGCCCAGCTCAAGCCCGACTACCGTTCGTGGGCGGATTTCGCCTACTTCGCCACGAAGAATATTGAGCAGACGACAGCGGAGCTGGCCGGCACGAAGAAAGTACTGGAGCCATGA
- a CDS encoding NADH-quinone oxidoreductase subunit N translates to MSLVPSVYYLRILPEIILAVFGLVIMLVAGPARHGSRARVCGWIAFVGSILALLSVLVQAANPGTAFNGMFRVDAFTTFLHVVLIAATAVIVLLAMDYLPQQKLERGEFYALLLFATIGMGFMVGSVELIMIFIGLEISSISTYILCGYRRHDGKSTESSLKYFLLGSFATAFFLYGIALLYGASGTTDLYAMAAQGFHISYGGISNAELVLAAAALMFIGLGFKMSVAPFQIWTPDVYEGAPALVTGFMSAGPKAAAFAVALRIFYVALHGSTGAWFWMVWAAAILSMCLGNLGALMQNNLKRMLAYSSIAQAGYVLVAFAALGQAGASAVLFYLAAYVAMNIGAFAIIAHFAHSEERYVNLHDYAGLGFKSPWLGFCLAVFLCSLIGVPLTGGFFGKLYVFQAALHSHLIGLTVIGLLNSALAAFYYLRVIVYMYMRPEEEPIAQSRSNAPLFVAVAACVLVTFWLGIFPSTALAHALKGAQQLLH, encoded by the coding sequence ATGAGCCTGGTGCCTTCGGTCTACTACCTGCGCATCCTGCCGGAGATCATCCTCGCGGTTTTCGGGCTGGTGATCATGCTCGTGGCCGGGCCGGCGCGGCATGGCAGTCGCGCCCGTGTGTGTGGCTGGATCGCGTTCGTGGGCAGCATACTGGCGCTGTTGAGTGTGCTGGTGCAGGCGGCGAATCCGGGCACGGCGTTCAACGGCATGTTCCGCGTGGATGCCTTCACGACGTTTCTGCATGTCGTGCTGATCGCCGCCACGGCGGTGATCGTGCTGCTGGCGATGGATTACCTGCCGCAGCAAAAGCTGGAACGCGGCGAGTTCTACGCGCTGCTGCTGTTCGCCACCATTGGCATGGGCTTCATGGTCGGCTCGGTGGAGCTGATCATGATCTTCATTGGGCTGGAGATCAGCTCGATTTCGACCTATATTCTGTGCGGCTACCGGCGGCATGACGGCAAATCGACCGAGTCGTCGCTCAAGTACTTCCTGCTGGGTTCGTTCGCCACCGCGTTTTTCCTCTACGGTATTGCGCTGCTCTACGGCGCGAGCGGCACGACCGATCTGTACGCCATGGCTGCGCAAGGTTTCCACATCAGCTATGGCGGCATCAGCAACGCCGAGCTGGTGCTGGCCGCGGCGGCGCTGATGTTCATCGGCCTCGGCTTCAAGATGTCGGTGGCGCCGTTTCAGATCTGGACGCCCGACGTCTATGAAGGCGCGCCGGCGCTGGTGACCGGCTTCATGTCCGCCGGGCCGAAGGCTGCGGCCTTTGCGGTCGCGCTGCGCATCTTCTACGTCGCGCTGCACGGCTCGACGGGCGCGTGGTTCTGGATGGTCTGGGCGGCGGCGATTCTGTCGATGTGCCTTGGCAACCTGGGCGCGCTCATGCAGAACAACCTGAAGCGCATGCTGGCCTATAGCTCGATTGCGCAGGCCGGCTACGTGCTGGTGGCGTTTGCCGCGCTCGGCCAGGCGGGCGCCTCGGCGGTGCTGTTCTACCTCGCCGCCTACGTGGCGATGAACATCGGCGCCTTCGCCATCATCGCCCACTTCGCCCACAGCGAAGAGCGGTATGTGAACCTGCACGACTACGCCGGTCTGGGTTTCAAATCTCCCTGGCTTGGCTTCTGCCTGGCGGTGTTCCTGTGCTCGCTGATCGGCGTGCCGCTCACCGGAGGCTTTTTCGGCAAGCTCTACGTCTTCCAGGCCGCGCTGCATTCGCACCTCATCGGCCTGACCGTCATTGGCCTGCTGAACAGCGCCCTGGCGGCGTTCTACTACCTGCGCGTCATCGTCTACATGTATATGCGCCCGGAGGAAGAACCCATCGCACAGTCGCGCTCGAACGCGCCGCTGTTCGTCGCCGTCGCCGCCTGCGTGCTCGTCACCTTCTGGCTCGGTATCTTCCCCTCGACCGCCTTGGCGCACGCGCTCAAGGGCGCGCAGCAACTACTGCACTAG
- a CDS encoding NADH-quinone oxidoreductase subunit M, whose protein sequence is MTFLNHTIVSWIIFFPMIGIVALLLTRGEQAIKRVALVFTVITFALSLHLPFHWNSAEGGFQFLQAKSWIPAFGIHYLVGADGLSLWLMVLTTFLSVLGVLVSWKSVKQNLKAFFILLLLLECGMLGVFSSIDLFLFYVFWEVTLVPMAFLIGIWGHERRIYAAVKFFLYTMAGSLLMLGCILWLYNLTGTFNYMTIKAGLANGLYHLSPTTELVLFLGFFVAFAIKVPLFPFHTWLPDAHTEAPTAGSVLLAGVLLKMGPYGMLRFNLELFPHAARTCASWIVILGLIGIIYGALVAFSQPNMKKLVAYSSVSHMGFIMVGVFTFSLIGTQGAIYQMLNHGISTGGLFILVGMLYERRHTFDLKEYGGIAKVMPLYAGFFIWIVMSSVGLPLLNGFVGEFMIMLGTFTASVAHAHVFGIVACVGIIVGAMYLLHWTRSTVWGEITNAKNNVLAKLDKREIFVLTCIAVLTLFMGVASPFFLNKTVASSQLLVASVNAPSARTRSGVTAALTTSHQPVTTVRGGGQ, encoded by the coding sequence ATGACTTTCCTGAACCACACTATCGTGAGCTGGATCATTTTCTTTCCGATGATCGGGATTGTCGCGCTGCTGCTGACGCGCGGCGAGCAAGCGATCAAGCGCGTAGCGCTCGTCTTCACCGTCATCACCTTCGCGCTTTCGCTGCATCTGCCGTTTCACTGGAACAGCGCCGAGGGCGGCTTCCAGTTCCTGCAGGCGAAATCCTGGATTCCGGCGTTTGGCATTCACTACCTCGTCGGCGCCGACGGCCTCAGCCTGTGGCTGATGGTGCTGACGACGTTCCTCAGCGTGCTGGGCGTGCTGGTGTCATGGAAGTCGGTCAAGCAGAATCTCAAGGCCTTCTTCATCCTGCTGCTGCTGCTCGAATGCGGCATGCTGGGCGTCTTCAGCTCGATCGACCTCTTCCTGTTCTACGTCTTCTGGGAAGTCACGCTGGTGCCGATGGCGTTTTTGATCGGCATTTGGGGCCACGAGCGGCGGATTTACGCGGCGGTCAAATTCTTCCTGTACACCATGGCCGGCTCGCTGCTGATGCTGGGCTGCATTTTGTGGCTGTACAACCTCACCGGCACGTTCAACTACATGACCATCAAGGCCGGGCTGGCGAACGGGCTGTACCACCTGAGCCCGACGACCGAGCTGGTGCTGTTCCTCGGCTTCTTTGTGGCGTTTGCGATCAAAGTTCCGCTGTTTCCGTTTCACACCTGGCTGCCGGACGCGCATACGGAAGCGCCGACGGCCGGCTCGGTGCTGCTGGCCGGCGTGCTGCTGAAGATGGGGCCGTACGGCATGCTGCGCTTCAATCTGGAGCTGTTCCCGCACGCCGCCCGCACCTGCGCCTCGTGGATTGTGATTCTGGGATTGATCGGCATCATCTACGGCGCGCTGGTCGCCTTCTCGCAGCCCAACATGAAAAAGCTGGTGGCCTACAGCTCGGTCAGCCACATGGGCTTCATCATGGTGGGCGTGTTTACCTTCAGCCTGATCGGCACGCAAGGCGCGATCTACCAGATGCTGAACCACGGCATTTCGACCGGCGGCCTCTTCATTCTGGTGGGCATGCTCTACGAGCGGCGGCATACGTTTGATCTGAAGGAATACGGCGGCATCGCCAAGGTCATGCCGCTCTACGCAGGCTTCTTCATCTGGATCGTGATGTCTTCGGTTGGTCTGCCGCTGCTGAACGGTTTTGTGGGCGAGTTCATGATCATGCTGGGCACCTTCACGGCTTCGGTCGCCCATGCGCACGTGTTCGGCATTGTCGCCTGCGTCGGCATCATCGTGGGCGCCATGTATCTGCTGCACTGGACGCGTTCGACGGTGTGGGGCGAAATCACCAACGCCAAGAACAACGTGCTCGCCAAGCTCGACAAGCGCGAAATCTTCGTGCTCACCTGCATCGCGGTGCTGACGCTGTTCATGGGCGTGGCTTCGCCCTTCTTCCTGAATAAAACAGTGGCTAGTTCTCAGTTGTTAGTGGCTAGCGTGAACGCGCCATCGGCGCGCACCCGCTCGGGCGTCACCGCCGCACTAACCACTAGCCACCAGCCAGTAACCACTGTTCGCGGAGGTGGCCAATGA
- a CDS encoding NADH-quinone oxidoreductase subunit L yields MSLHLWVIPILCFLGFLANLLFGRRWSKRVAGAVGVAFPAAAFAYALWVVSRWSVIPHPYIETHLPWISAGVLSIPFGFQLDPLSLVMLLIITGVGLLIHIYSLGYMEHDGGFYRFFSLLNVFMFFMLVLVLANNYLLMFVGWEGVGFSSYMLIGFWYNKESANRAGMKAFITNRIGDMGFLVGLFFMFDYFHTFTYSALFPQVKQMGVEHGWSGPLTIIAILLFVGATGKSAQLPLYVWLPDAMEGPTPVSALIHAATMVTAGVYMVCRSAAIYSRSPAALSVVLAVGALTAIFAASIGLLQRDIKKVLAYSTVSQLGYMFMACGAAMYGAGVFHLMTHAFFKGLLFLGAGSVIHAMSGEQDMWKIRAGAPGGLMKYAPITFITFLIATCAISGIPFFSGFYSKDRILYDSLTSANGSVLWWAVGTIAAGMTAFYMFRALFVTFFADPKKKLVASSSQLVAKQEHGGHHGPHESPGVMTWPLMILGFLALTGGYIEWGDRFTNFLAPVFDTGVPTLPTHPIAGGEMTVSIISVAIAFIGLALAWYFYLKNPEAPEKLAASMHGLYDLVLNKYWIDEVYGALITRPLAAFSRVVLWRGVDVGLIDGAVNGIATTARDSGDRLRRQASGNIRSYATWVVLGAVAALLWMVYGGARF; encoded by the coding sequence ATGTCCTTACACCTCTGGGTAATCCCGATCCTTTGCTTCCTCGGCTTTCTCGCCAACTTGCTCTTTGGGCGGCGCTGGAGCAAACGCGTTGCCGGCGCCGTTGGCGTGGCGTTTCCGGCGGCGGCGTTTGCCTACGCGCTGTGGGTGGTGTCGCGCTGGAGCGTTATTCCGCACCCGTATATTGAGACGCACCTGCCCTGGATCAGCGCCGGGGTGTTGAGCATTCCGTTCGGGTTTCAGCTCGATCCGCTTTCGCTGGTGATGCTGTTGATCATTACCGGCGTGGGGCTGCTGATCCACATTTACTCGCTCGGTTACATGGAGCACGACGGCGGATTTTACCGCTTCTTCTCGCTGCTCAACGTCTTCATGTTTTTCATGCTGGTGCTGGTGCTGGCCAACAACTACCTGCTGATGTTCGTAGGGTGGGAAGGCGTCGGCTTCTCCAGCTACATGCTGATCGGCTTCTGGTACAACAAGGAATCCGCCAACCGCGCGGGCATGAAGGCGTTCATCACCAACCGCATCGGGGATATGGGCTTCCTGGTGGGACTGTTCTTCATGTTCGACTACTTCCACACCTTCACCTATAGCGCGCTGTTCCCGCAGGTGAAGCAGATGGGTGTCGAACACGGCTGGTCGGGGCCGCTGACCATCATTGCGATTCTGCTGTTCGTGGGCGCGACGGGCAAATCGGCGCAGCTTCCGCTCTACGTCTGGCTGCCGGACGCGATGGAAGGCCCGACGCCGGTCTCGGCTCTGATCCACGCGGCCACCATGGTCACCGCGGGCGTGTATATGGTCTGCCGTTCGGCGGCGATCTACAGCCGCTCGCCTGCCGCGCTGAGCGTGGTGCTGGCGGTGGGCGCGCTGACCGCGATCTTCGCGGCGTCGATTGGCTTGCTGCAGCGCGACATCAAGAAGGTACTGGCGTACTCGACCGTCAGCCAGCTCGGTTACATGTTCATGGCCTGCGGCGCGGCCATGTACGGCGCGGGCGTGTTCCACCTGATGACGCACGCTTTCTTCAAGGGCTTGCTCTTCCTGGGCGCCGGCAGCGTGATTCACGCCATGAGCGGCGAGCAGGATATGTGGAAGATCCGCGCGGGCGCGCCCGGCGGGTTGATGAAGTACGCACCGATTACCTTCATTACGTTTTTGATCGCCACCTGTGCGATCAGCGGCATTCCTTTCTTCAGCGGCTTCTACAGCAAAGACCGGATTCTCTATGACTCGCTCACCTCGGCCAACGGCAGCGTACTGTGGTGGGCGGTGGGCACTATTGCTGCGGGCATGACGGCGTTCTATATGTTCCGCGCGTTGTTCGTCACGTTCTTTGCGGATCCGAAGAAAAAGCTGGTAGCTAGTAGCTCGCAGCTTGTAGCCAAACAAGAGCACGGCGGACATCATGGGCCGCATGAGTCGCCGGGGGTGATGACGTGGCCGCTGATGATTCTGGGATTTCTGGCACTGACCGGCGGCTACATCGAGTGGGGCGACCGGTTCACCAACTTTTTGGCGCCGGTGTTCGACACCGGGGTGCCGACGCTGCCGACGCATCCCATCGCCGGGGGCGAAATGACGGTCAGCATCATCTCGGTCGCTATCGCCTTTATCGGGCTGGCTCTGGCCTGGTACTTCTACCTGAAAAATCCCGAGGCGCCGGAGAAGCTGGCCGCGTCGATGCATGGACTGTATGACCTGGTCCTGAACAAGTACTGGATTGACGAAGTCTACGGCGCGCTGATCACGCGGCCGCTGGCGGCGTTTTCGCGCGTAGTACTGTGGCGCGGCGTGGATGTGGGCCTTATCGACGGCGCGGTGAACGGCATCGCAACCACCGCGCGCGATTCCGGCGACCGGCTGCGGCGGCAGGCTTCGGGCAATATCCGCAGCTACGCGACGTGGGTGGTGCTGGGGGCGGTGGCGGCGCTGCTGTGGATGGTTTATGGAGGGGCAAGGTTCTAA
- a CDS encoding aldo/keto reductase: MQTRKLGELEVSGLGLGCMGLSHGYGTPVDRKQGVAFLRAAVERGVTFFDTAEMYGPYTNEELVGEALGPVRERVTIATKFGFRIVDGKASGTDSRPEHIREVVEASLRRLRTDHIDLLYQHRVDPEVPIEDVAGTVKELIAQGKVRYFGLSEASVRTIRRAHAVQAVSALQSEYSLWWREPEAEILPACAELGIGFVPFSPLGRGFLTGAIDETTPLNANDFRRNIPRFTPENRKANQRFIAALEEFGKRKDATAAQIALAWLLAQKPWIVPIPGTTKPARLEENLAAAAIPLTAADLRALNDMTRTIPVQGARYTAAQQKMVDR, translated from the coding sequence ATGCAGACACGAAAGCTGGGTGAACTGGAGGTTTCGGGACTGGGGCTGGGGTGCATGGGACTGAGCCATGGGTACGGCACGCCGGTCGACCGGAAGCAGGGAGTTGCGTTTCTGCGGGCTGCGGTGGAGCGCGGGGTGACGTTTTTCGACACCGCGGAGATGTATGGGCCGTATACGAACGAAGAGCTTGTGGGCGAGGCGCTCGGGCCGGTGCGCGAGCGGGTGACGATCGCCACCAAGTTTGGGTTCCGGATCGTGGACGGCAAGGCGTCGGGAACGGACAGCCGGCCGGAGCACATCCGCGAGGTGGTCGAGGCTTCGCTGCGGCGGCTGCGGACCGATCATATTGATCTGCTCTATCAGCACCGGGTCGATCCCGAGGTGCCGATTGAGGATGTCGCGGGGACGGTGAAGGAGCTGATCGCGCAGGGGAAGGTGCGTTATTTCGGACTGTCGGAGGCGTCGGTGCGCACCATCCGGCGGGCACATGCGGTACAGGCGGTCAGCGCCTTGCAGAGCGAGTACTCACTCTGGTGGCGGGAGCCGGAAGCGGAGATTCTGCCGGCCTGTGCAGAACTGGGCATCGGGTTTGTGCCGTTCAGTCCGCTGGGGCGTGGGTTCTTGACGGGCGCCATTGATGAAACGACGCCGCTCAACGCCAACGACTTCCGGCGCAACATCCCGCGTTTTACGCCCGAGAACCGCAAAGCCAACCAGCGCTTCATCGCGGCACTGGAGGAATTCGGGAAGCGGAAGGACGCGACCGCGGCGCAGATTGCACTGGCATGGCTGCTGGCGCAGAAGCCCTGGATCGTGCCCATCCCGGGTACGACCAAGCCGGCGCGGCTGGAGGAGAACCTGGCGGCTGCCGCGATCCCGTTGACGGCGGCAGACCTGCGGGCGCTCAATGATATGACACGAACGATCCCGGTGCAGGGCGCGCGCTATACGGCGGCGCAGCAAAAAATGGTTGACCGCTGA